From the Phycisphaeraceae bacterium genome, the window GTCGGCGTCTCAAACGTGCTCAAGATTGTGCTCCACCGTTTCGAGCGTGCGACGATCGGATTTTTGCTCGGCCTGCTGCTCGCGGCGCCTGCCGGGTTGTACCCGTTCGTTGATTCGGTCGAGCCGCAAGTCGGCGACACGATCAAGGGCCAGATCGTGACCGAAGACAACCGCGAATCCTTCAAACCCAAAGATTGGCGCGTCGAACGCTTCGCACCAGGCGCGATGCACCTCGGCGGCGCTCTCGGGCTCGTCGGCGTCGGCTTCGCCGCCACTCTTGGCGTCGCACGACTCGGGCGCGAAAAACCCGCACGCGGTGCTCACTCCGCGAACAACGCATCCACGAACTGATCCGGGTCGAAAGGCTGTACATCCTGTGGCGTTTCGCCAACGCCAATGAACTTGACCGGGATGGATGTCGTCTCGCGCACCGCGATGACGATGCCGCCCTTGGCAGTGCCATCGAGTTTGGTCAGGAAGATCCCGGTCACGCCCGCAGCAGCCGAGAACTCTTCGGCCTGTCGCAGCGCGTTCTGCCCGCTGGTGGCATCAAGAACAAGAAGGACTTCATGAGGCCCGCCTTCGATCTGCCGCGCGACGACCGAACGGATCTTGCTCAACTGCCGCATGAGCGGGTCCTGCGTATGCAGACGGCCGGCCGTATCGAGAATGAGCACATCAACGCCGCGCGCCTTGGCCGCGGTACAGGCATCAAAGGCAACCGCTGCGGGGTCGCCACCCTGCTGCCCCTTGACCACATCGACCCCGAGCCGCTCGGCCCAGATTTCGAGTTGGCGAACCGCCCCGGCGCGAAACGTATCGCACGCACCGAGCAGCACAGTGCGTCCTTCACTGCGCAGCACATGACAGAGTTTGGCGATGCTCGTCGTCTTACCCGCGCCGTTGACGCCGGTGACGAGAATGACGGTCGGGGGTGCGACGGCAAAGTGCAACACGCGATCTTCAGCCGGCCACAGTGCCTTGAGTTCACGCTTGAGATACTCGAGTACATCTTCGCCGCGCGCGATGGTGCCCTTCTTTGCATCCTCGCGAATGCCCTCGATCAAGGTGCGCGTCGTGACAACGCCGACATCCGAAGCGAGCAAGCGCGACTCGAGTTCGCTGATGAGCGCGTCATCGACCTTGCGCCCGACCAGCAGCGAGCGAATCTGCCCAATGAATGTCTCGCGCGTGCGCTCGAGGCCGGCCTTGAGTTTGGACAGCACCGAGCGGATCACGCTTCATCCTCGTTCGTTTGTGGCGTGACGGCAGCTCGCTTCATGACGGCCGCCAGCACGCCATTGATGAACTGTGGCGATTTTTCGGTGCTGAACAAGCGCGCGAGTTCAACCGCCTCGTTGATCGCGGCTTTGGGTGGCGTCTTGCCCGAAACTATCTCCCAGATGCCAAGCCGCAGAATCGCCCGATCAATCGCCGCCTGCCGATGCGGGGGCCAGTCCGGGGCGAGTTCGAGCAGCATCCGATCCGCGTCACTGCGAAAGGCGTACACCTCGTGTGCCATCGCGTACGCGCGATCAAAGTCTGCCTGCTTGAGAACCTGATCGGGCTTGCCAATCTCAAGCCCCTCATCGCGCCACCCCTGCGCATCATCGAGTGATGCGCGGATTGATTCAGCG encodes:
- the ftsY gene encoding signal recognition particle-docking protein FtsY, with amino-acid sequence MIRSVLSKLKAGLERTRETFIGQIRSLLVGRKVDDALISELESRLLASDVGVVTTRTLIEGIREDAKKGTIARGEDVLEYLKRELKALWPAEDRVLHFAVAPPTVILVTGVNGAGKTTSIAKLCHVLRSEGRTVLLGACDTFRAGAVRQLEIWAERLGVDVVKGQQGGDPAAVAFDACTAAKARGVDVLILDTAGRLHTQDPLMRQLSKIRSVVARQIEGGPHEVLLVLDATSGQNALRQAEEFSAAAGVTGIFLTKLDGTAKGGIVIAVRETTSIPVKFIGVGETPQDVQPFDPDQFVDALFAE
- the nusB gene encoding transcription antitermination factor NusB; its protein translation is MSATHRDIRRLALMALYQFDARGVNDAESIRASLDDAQGWRDEGLEIGKPDQVLKQADFDRAYAMAHEVYAFRSDADRMLLELAPDWPPHRQAAIDRAILRLGIWEIVSGKTPPKAAINEAVELARLFSTEKSPQFINGVLAAVMKRAAVTPQTNEDEA